The proteins below come from a single Zea mays cultivar B73 chromosome 8, Zm-B73-REFERENCE-NAM-5.0, whole genome shotgun sequence genomic window:
- the LOC100282832 gene encoding ATP-dependent Clp protease proteolytic subunit 1, with translation MAAFLAPPCTSFYRSSAFLTPCSSNRRSTALRAAAVRGSAVTRAQRTVSARWVPSRLAVARPAARKACLEELDTTNMLLRQRIVFLGSPVDDTSADLIISQLLLLDAEDQTKDIKLFINSPGGSITAGMGVYDAMKFCKADVSTVCFGLAASMGAFLLAAGTKGKRYCMPNARIMIHQPSGGAGGKVTEMGLQIREMMYEKIKINKIMSRITGKSEEQIDEDTKFDYFMSPSEAKDYGIVDNIIDEGKPGLVAPLAGSVPPPKSRVWYLWKASGPTRKIMKHLPSEEKLIHNGNGSATGDDGKLKEATAT, from the exons ATGGCGGCGTTCCTGGCGCCTCCCTGCACTTCCTTCTATCGCTCGTCCGCATTCCTTACCCCCTGTTCCTCGAATCGCCGGAGTACAGCGCTAAGGGCGGCGGCCGTTCGTGGGTCGGCGGTGACGCGGGCCCAGCGGACGGTCTCCGCTAGGTGGGTCCCATCCAGGTTAGCGGTGGCGAGGCCGGCGGCCAGGAAGGCGTGCCTAGAGGAGCTTGATACAACCAACATGCTCCTTCGCCAGCGCATCGTCTTCCTGGGTTCCCCG GTGGATGATACAAGTGCTGATCTCATTATCAGCCAACTCCTACTATTGGATGCAGAGGACCAGACTAAAGATATTAAATTGTTTATCAACTCACCTGGAGGCTCTATAACAGCAG GGATGGGAGTATATGATGCTATGAAATTTTGCAAAGCTGATGTGTCAACTGTTTGCTTTGGATTGGCGGCTTCAATGGGTGCATTTTTACTTGCTGCTGGGACAAAGGGTAAGAGGTACTGCATGCCAAATGCGAGGATTATGATCCATCAGCCATCAGGTGGCGCTGGCGGGAAA GTCACAGAGATGGGACTACAGATAAGAGAGATGATGTACGAAAAGATTAAGATCAATAAAATAATGTCGAGAATTACTGGAAAATCTGAGGAGCAG ATTGATGAAGACACGAAGTTTGATTATTTCATGAGTCCTTCGGAAGCCAAGGATTATGGGATAGTTGACAATATCATAGATGAGGGGAAACCAGGGTTGGTAGCTCCCTTGGCAGGATCTGTTCCGCCTCCCAAATCGCGTGTGTGGTACTTGTGGAAGGCTTCGGGGCCGACCAGGAAGATCATGAAACATCTACCTTCAGAGGAGAAACTAATTCACAATGGTAACGGAAGTGCAACTGGAGATGATGGAAAGCTCAAGGAGGCAACGGCAACTTGA